The nucleotide sequence CAGCGCTTCCCGACGGTCGCCGCGCTCTGCGCCGAGGCCGGGATCGACCCGGCCGTGCAGCCGATTCCGGTCCGTCCGGCGGCACACTACCATATGGGCGGCATCCTCGTGGACGAGGCCGGCCGCAGCACCGTGCCGGGCCTCTGGGCCTGCGGCGAGGTCTCCTCGACCGGGCTGCACGGCGCCAACCGGCTTGCCAGCAACTCGCTCCTCGAAGCTCTGGCCTTCGCGCCCCGCATCGCGGCGTCGATCGGCGACGCGTCGGCGCTCGTGGGAGTCGACCGGCCGGCGCCTCTGCCTGAGATCCGACCGGAGGTCCCGGCGGTACTGACCGAGATTCGCAGCCTCATGGAACGCAGCGTCGGCGTCGTGCGCGACGAGGTGGGGCTGTCGCAGGCCGTGGCGCATCTCACCAATCTTTCCGAGCGCGGCTCCGATGCGGCCGCGACTGGCTTGATGATCGCCCGGTCCGCGCTCGACCGGTGCGAGAGCCGCGGCGCCCATTGGCGCAGCGACTACCCGGGTCAGCTTCCGGCCCGGCACTCCGTGCTTACGCCCGCCGCGGCGGAGGCTCCCGCGCTTCAGGAACTCACCGATGCCTGACGACGTCCTGCTGCCGCTCCCGCGCCTCCTCGTCGAGCCGGTGGTGCGGGCAGCCCTCCTCGAAGATCTCGGCCGGGCCGGCGACATTACCACGGATGCCATCATTCCGGCGGGCGAGCGCATGGAGGCGGTCATCGCCTCCCGGCAGGACGGCGTGATCGCCGGTACGGACGCCGCGGCTATCGCCTTCGCGCTGATCGACCCCAGCCTCTCGGTCTCGGTCGAGCGGCCGGACGGCAGCCGCGTCGCGCCGGGCGATACGGTGATTCGCCTCTCCGGCCCGGCCCGCGCCGTGCTGACGGCCGAGCGTGTCGCCCTCAACCTGCTCTGCCGCCTGAGCGGGGTCGCCACGGCGACAGCCTCCCTGGTCGACGCGGCCCGGCCTCACGGCAAGGCGCGGATCGTCTGCACCCGCAAGACCACGCCGGGCCTGCGGGCGCTGGAGAAGCACGCCGTGCGGGCGGGTGGGGGCTCGAATCACCGCTTCGGCCTCGACGATGCGGTGCTGATCAAGGACAATCACGTCGCGGTCGCGGGCGGCATCATCCCGGCCATCGAGCGGGCGCGGGCGAAGACCGGCCACCTCGTCAAGATCGAGGTCGAGGTCGATACTCTGGCGCAGCTTGAGCAGGCGCTCTCGGTCGGTGCCGACGCGGTCCTTCTCGACAACATGAGCCCCGACACCCTTCGGCAGGCCGTGGCCACGGTCGATGGGCGCGCCGTGACCGAGGCTTCGGGCCGGATCAACCGGGAGACCGTCGGAGCGGTCGCCGCCTCGGGAGTCGATCTGATCTCGGTCGGCTGGATCACACACAGTTCGGCGATCATCGATCTGGGCCTCGACGCGGCGTAGGCCGTCAGGCGCCGAGCCCGTCCCTCCGCATCCGGTAGCGCCGGAAGGCCTGCCCGTTCCGCGTCACCGTTTCCGCCTCGACGACGTGAAAGCCGGCCGCTCCGAAAAACGGTCGGGCGGTCAGGCTTGCCTCGGTTCGTAGCACGCCGACGCCGAGATCCAGCGCCATCGTCTCGACAGCTCGCAGCAGCGCCCGCGCGACGCCTCGGCGTCCGTGTGCGGGATGGACGTAGAGCATGTCGAGGCGGCCGTCCGGTTCGAGATCCGCGAACCCTGCCGCTTCCGTGCCGATCCAGGCGACCCGGCAATGCCCCCGCATCCGCCGCTCCGTCCAGACGGCCCGATCGATTCGCGACCAAGCCTCGATCTGCGCCGGATCGTAATCGGCTGAAGCAGTCTCGCGCAGGGCGGAATGGAAGATGCCAATGACGGCTTCGAGATCGCTTGCGTGATAGGGGCGACAATCGATCCGTCCCCAGCCCGATGCTTTGACCGGTTCCATCCGCCGACGATAATCCTTGCTCGTAAGGCCAAGCTGCCACAGTGTGGCCACCGTGTCACGAGGACGGTTGAACCGGTTGCGGAGCACAAATCAAGCTTGGCTTTAAGCGGCGAGCGTTTACGCGTTGGCGAGGGTCCGCACGGCATCGTGCGGCGGTGTTTCCACCGCGTCCCCTATTTTTCGCCTGCCCCGAGAGGCCCTGATGCGCCGTTTCGTCGTTGCCCTGGGCGGGCTTGCCTGCGCGACGGTCGCGCTTGCAAGCCCCGCTGCCGCCTATGAGATCGACCCGCTCACCCGCCAGCCGCTGACCGAGGTGCTGACGGTTCGCGTGCGCCCGCAGAACGCGGCTCTCCCCGCCGACGTGCCGGGCGCCGCAGCCGATCCGCTTGCCTCGACCGTGCCGCAGATGACCGCGATCCCGCGCGAGACAGTGTCCTATGCCGGCCCGTACGCGCCCGGCACCATCATCGTCTCGACCACCGAGCGCCGGCTCTACCTCGTCCAGCCCGGCGGCGAAGCCCTGCGCTACGGTGTCGGCGTCGGCCGGCCCGGCTTCACCTGGGGCGGCACCCAAACCGTCACGATGAAGCGTGAGTGGCCCGATTGGCGCCCGCCCGCCGAGATGCTGCGCCGCCGCCCCGATCTTCCGCGCTACATGAAGGGCGGCATCGAGAATCCGCTCGGCGCCCGCGCCATGTATCTCGGCAACACGATCTACCGCATCCACGGCTCCAATGAGCCGGAGACGATCGGCACCGCCGTCTCCTCGGGCTGCATCCGCATGACCAACGAGGACGTGACGGACCTCTACAGCCGCGTGAAGGTCGGCGCTCGGGTCGTCGTCCAGCGCTAATCGCCTATTCGAGGCACGATGAGAAAGGGCCGGGAGGGATGCCGGCCCTTTTCTTTTGACCGTCGATGCGGGCCCGCCTCAGCCGATCAAGAGCAAGCTGAGCACGATGGCAGCGGCACCGCCAGCGACGGCAAGGCCGAGGATGACGACGCTGCTGAGTTGATCGACGGTGTTCACGTCCTGACCGATGCGGTGCCGGGAATCTGTCGCCGCCATGCGTTGCTTCCTGTCGATGCGGTTGATCTCGCACGCCAACGGCGATGCAGGCGGATGGTTCAATGCCACGCTGTCGCGGGGCCGCATCCGGCCGCGGACGAGGCGACGAGCGGAACCTGCATCCGATCAGTCGGTTGGCCCCGCTTAACGCAGGAGGACAGCCATGGTCGATGCCAGCCAAATCCGCGAGCACGCCACCGTCGTCGGTTCGGACGGCGGCCATGTCGGCACCGTCGATCACGTCGCCAAGGGCGAGATCAAGCTGACGAAGAAGGACGCCGAAGCGGGCGGTCTTCACCACTACATCCCGCTCGACTTCGTCATCGCCGTCGAGGGCGATCAAGTCCGGCTCAACCGGAGCGCCGACGAGGTGAAGAAGGAGTGGAGCACGTCGGGCGCCGCTTGACCGGTATGTCTGCCGTTTCCTGATCGGACAGCAGAGACCTCACCTGATTTCATGGGCCGCAGCGGCATCACGTTGTCGCGGTCGGCGACCGACGCAAGGAGAATAATGTGACCGCACACAACGATCGGCCGCAATCCGAGACGGAGCCGAAGCCCGTCGGCGATCCGCCTCCTGCATCTCAGGCGCCGGCCGGGGATCCTCCGGCGCCGCGGCCGGATGCGATCCCCGAGGAGGATCTCGAAGAGGTCGAGGAACAGCCGAGCTGATATATTTTACGGGTCGTCTCATGAGACGACCCGCACCGGCCTGAAAAATCAGTGGCACCCGCAGCTTCCGCTGCCGCAACCACCAGCGCCGTGGCTCGTCTTCGCCGGTGCGCTGGCCACGCGGTCGCGCGTCAGGCCGCGCTCCTCCAGCTCGCGAAGGTAGGTCGACCAGCGGCTCCGGTACTCACGGCCGAGGTCGAACAGGTAGTCCCAGCCGTAGATGCCGGTATCGTGCATGTCGTCGAAGAAGAGCTTCACGGCGTAGTTGCCGACCGGCTCGACCGAGAGAATGGCGACGTCGCGCTTGCCGCCCAGCACCTTGCGTTCTGCCGGAGAATGGCCTTGAACCTCCGCGGAGGGACTCGACACGCGCAAGTATTCGGCGGGCAGTTCGAAGCGGCCGCCCCCGTCGAAAGCCACGGTCAGGATCCGCTTGTCGCCGGACAGGCGGATTTCTGTGGGCCAGCGCTCACTCATGACGGTCTGTTCCACGCTCTCATGCCGGCGTTGCACCCATGTGCTTGCCGGAAAATGCCACCGCCCTCATATGGATGGCGATGTTGGATCTGTCAGCCGACAAAACCGTCAACGCCGGAAACGAGTCAGGGTCAGAGGCGCGCATGTGGGGTCCCGCCGAAGACGCGCCTGCGCCTGTGCGCCCGGCGCCCCTGATCGACCCATTCCAGCGGGCGATCACTTACCTGCGCATCTCGGTGACGGATCGCTGCGATTTCCGCTGTGCCTATTGCATGGCGGAGGACATGCAGTTCCTGCCTAAACGCGATCTGCTGACCCTCGAAGAGCTCGACCGGCTCTGCGGCGTCTTCATTGATCGCGGCGTGCGCAAGCTGCGGATTACCGGCGGCGAGCCGCTGGTGCGCCGGGATATTATGCACCTGTTCCGCCGGCTCTCGCGCCATCTGAAGAGCGGCGCACTCGACGAACTCACGCTGACGACTAACGGCTCGCAGCTCGCGCGCTTCGCGCCCGAACTCGCCGATCTCGGCGTGCGCCGGATCAATGTTTCGCTCGATACCCTCGACCCGCAGAAATTCCGGGACATCACCCGGCGTGGTGACCTCGCGGTGGTGCTGGCCGGCATCGAGGCGGCGCGGGCCGCCGGCATCAAAGTCAAGATCAACGCGGTGGCGCTCAAGGGCGTCAACGAGGACGAGATCGCCGACATGATTGCCTGGGCCCACGGCCTCGGCATGGACATGACCCTGATCGAGGTGATGCCGCTCGGCGAGATCGAGGGCGATCGCACCGACCAGTTCCTGCCGCTCTCGGTCGCGCGCGAGCGCCTGGAACAGCGCTTTACCCTGACCCCTCTGCCCGACCGTACCGGCGGACCGGCCCGCTACGTGCGGATCGAAGAGACCGGCGGACGGCTCGGCTTCATCACTCCTCTGACGCATAATTTCTGCGAAAGCTGCAACCGCGTGCGCCTCACCTGCACCGGCAAGCTCTACATGTGCCTCGGCCAGGAGGATGCGGCGGACCTGCGGGCGGCCCTGCGCGCCTCGCCCGACGACGCACTGGTGACGCAGGCCGTCGTCGAGGCAATCTCCCGCAAGCCCAAGGGCCACGACTTCGTCATCGAGCGTGCCCGCCCGGCCGCCGTGCCGCGGCACATGAGCGTGACCGGCGGCTGATCGCCGTCATCCAAAGCGGGAGAGACGCCGACGCCAATTGCCGGTGCTGCAAGGCCTCGGCGACACTCGATCGCGGCGCAATCCTGCGATCGGGTGTCGCCGCACGGTAAGGCGGCTGGTATTGTGCGGATGAATCGAGCGATCCAACTCTTCGAAAACACCTTTATCTAAGATACCTGCCTTGTCAAAAATCGCGGTAATCATATTTTGTCTTGCCTATTTTGTTTGATCGATTGAGTTTTGTTCCAAATCGTTACGGTGTCTGCCGGCCTTCAGCATAGCAATGTCCGGACTGCAATCGTCGGCAAGAGGGCCTTGTCCGCTTCAATCGAGCGATGATCGATGATACGCCCCTCGGATCGAACGTCTTACCGGCACGCTCGAACGTCGAAGACGACCATCCTATCCTTTCGAAGCAAAGATACTGATAGAAAGACTGCCGATGCCGGAGTTTCTGAGTGAAATAAAGCACAAATTCTTCGGTGCGGGACGTCGCGGGCCAGCTTCACGAGTTAATGGCGTCGAGGAATTGTCGCTCGATCCGATCCATCTCGATCCTGAAACGCGGGAATGGATGGAGTCTTATCGCAGCTCCTCCGGGGTCGATCCGCTTTTCGATGACAAAGACATGCTCCTCCGGGCGTACATCAAGTACATCGGAAACTTTGAGGGCGTACGACATTATTTCGTGAGCGGAAATTACGACGCAGACTGGATGCTCGGCGTTCTCGGAAAGTATGTGCAGAATCCAAGTCCCAAAGTTCTGGAATTCGCATCGGGCTTTGGTCGCGTCGGGCGGTTCATGACGTCCAAGCGACCGGATCTGGATTTTACCGCGTCCGACATTCATCCTGCGGCGATCGCATTCATGCGGGAGCGGCTGGCCATGAAGGCCGAGCTCTCCTCTTTCGAGCCCGAACAGCTCGACATCCCGAAGAACACCTTCGATTTTATCTTCGTCCTATCGCTGTTTTCCCATCTGCCTCACGCCTCGTTCAGTCGCTGGCTGAGGGCGCTCCTGAGTCTGTTGCAGCCGAACGGCGTGCTGCTGTTCACCACATCGGGTGAGAACTCGATGGAGCATCAGCCCCATATCGCAGTGAATTACGATAAGAAGAAGGGATATGGCTACTTCGGGAATGATTCCGACCAGCCGGATTTGTCGACCGCCGTCTACGGAACGATGGCGGTCGACTTCGAATATGTCGTCCGGCAAATCAGATCTGCTTCGGACGATGTCATCGTCAGCTACGAGCGGGGTGCATGGCATCCTCAGGATGTGTGGGTGATCCGACGCCGGTGAGCGTGGCACCGTTTACCGACGCAAACATCGTTTTGAACAATCTGCTCGCCGGAATTGAGCCGGCCGCCTGTATTCCAGTTGGATGACGGAGAACGGAGTCCCATGGCGAAAGTCGCGTTTCTAGGCCTCGGCGTGATGGGCTCGCCGATGGCGGGTCACCTCGCGAAGAAGGGCCACGACGTCACCGTCTTCAACCGCACCGGCGCGAAGGCAGAGGCCTGGGTCGCCGCGAACGGCGGCCGGGCCGCCGCGACACCGCGCGAGGCGGCGGCCGGATGCGCCATCGTCTTCGCCTGCGTCGGCAACGACGACGATCTGCGCTCGGTGGTGCTCGGCGCGGACGGGGCCTTCGCCGGCATGGAGAAAGGCGCGGTCTTCGTCGATCACACCACGGCGTCGGCCGAGGTCGCTCGCGAGCTGTCCGCGGCTGCCGACGCGGCTGGACTCCGCTTCGTCGATGCGCCGGTCTCCGGCGGTCAGGCGGGTGCGGAGAATGGCGTGCTCACCGTGATGTGCGGCGGCGAGGCGGCGACCTATGCCGAGGTCGAGTCCGTCATCATGGCCTACGCCAAGTCGTGCCGTCTGCTCGGGCCTTCGGGCTCGGGCCAGCTCACCAAGATGGTCAACCAGATCGCCATTGCCGGGCTGGTGCAGGGCCTGTCCGAGGCGATCCACTTCGGCAAGCGCGCCGGGCTCGACGTGGAGGCGGTGCTCGACGTGATCTCGAAGGGCGCGGCCGGCTCGTGGCAGATGGAGAACCGGGGCCGCACCATGAACGCGGACAAGTTCGATTTCGGCTTCGCCGTGGAGTGGATGCGCAAGGATCTCGGCATCCTACTCGCCGAATCCCGTCGCAACGGCGCCCGGCTCCCCGTGACGGCCCTGGTCGATCAGTTCTATGCCGAGGTCGAGGCCATGGGCGGCGAGCGCTGGGATACCTCGTCCCTCATCGCCCGGCTGGAGCGCTGAGCCGGCCTTGTGCGAGGGACCACGCCGCCTCCGGCATGGTCCAGTGCCAGTCCTCGCCCATCTGGTGGCGGAACCACGTGAACTGGCGCTTGGCGTAGCGGCGGGTATCGCCCTGGCCTCGCCGGATCGCCTCGTCGCGGGAGATCGTCCCGTCGAGATGGGCGATCAGGCCGGGCACGCCGTGGGCGCGCATCACCGGCAGCAGCGGGTCGAGGTGCCGGTCTCGTAAAGCGGCGACCTCGTCGAGGGCGCCTTCCTCCATCATCGTCAGAAAGCGCGCGTCGATGCGGCGGCGCAGGGTCTCGCGCTCGGCTGCCAGGAAGATCTTCAGGAGCG is from Methylorubrum sp. B1-46 and encodes:
- the nadC gene encoding carboxylating nicotinate-nucleotide diphosphorylase; the encoded protein is MPDDVLLPLPRLLVEPVVRAALLEDLGRAGDITTDAIIPAGERMEAVIASRQDGVIAGTDAAAIAFALIDPSLSVSVERPDGSRVAPGDTVIRLSGPARAVLTAERVALNLLCRLSGVATATASLVDAARPHGKARIVCTRKTTPGLRALEKHAVRAGGGSNHRFGLDDAVLIKDNHVAVAGGIIPAIERARAKTGHLVKIEVEVDTLAQLEQALSVGADAVLLDNMSPDTLRQAVATVDGRAVTEASGRINRETVGAVAASGVDLISVGWITHSSAIIDLGLDAA
- a CDS encoding GNAT family N-acetyltransferase → MEPVKASGWGRIDCRPYHASDLEAVIGIFHSALRETASADYDPAQIEAWSRIDRAVWTERRMRGHCRVAWIGTEAAGFADLEPDGRLDMLYVHPAHGRRGVARALLRAVETMALDLGVGVLRTEASLTARPFFGAAGFHVVEAETVTRNGQAFRRYRMRRDGLGA
- a CDS encoding L,D-transpeptidase, which translates into the protein MRRFVVALGGLACATVALASPAAAYEIDPLTRQPLTEVLTVRVRPQNAALPADVPGAAADPLASTVPQMTAIPRETVSYAGPYAPGTIIVSTTERRLYLVQPGGEALRYGVGVGRPGFTWGGTQTVTMKREWPDWRPPAEMLRRRPDLPRYMKGGIENPLGARAMYLGNTIYRIHGSNEPETIGTAVSSGCIRMTNEDVTDLYSRVKVGARVVVQR
- a CDS encoding DUF2171 domain-containing protein, producing MVDASQIREHATVVGSDGGHVGTVDHVAKGEIKLTKKDAEAGGLHHYIPLDFVIAVEGDQVRLNRSADEVKKEWSTSGAA
- a CDS encoding gamma-butyrobetaine hydroxylase-like domain-containing protein, with amino-acid sequence MSERWPTEIRLSGDKRILTVAFDGGGRFELPAEYLRVSSPSAEVQGHSPAERKVLGGKRDVAILSVEPVGNYAVKLFFDDMHDTGIYGWDYLFDLGREYRSRWSTYLRELEERGLTRDRVASAPAKTSHGAGGCGSGSCGCH
- the moaA gene encoding GTP 3',8-cyclase MoaA, with product MWGPAEDAPAPVRPAPLIDPFQRAITYLRISVTDRCDFRCAYCMAEDMQFLPKRDLLTLEELDRLCGVFIDRGVRKLRITGGEPLVRRDIMHLFRRLSRHLKSGALDELTLTTNGSQLARFAPELADLGVRRINVSLDTLDPQKFRDITRRGDLAVVLAGIEAARAAGIKVKINAVALKGVNEDEIADMIAWAHGLGMDMTLIEVMPLGEIEGDRTDQFLPLSVARERLEQRFTLTPLPDRTGGPARYVRIEETGGRLGFITPLTHNFCESCNRVRLTCTGKLYMCLGQEDAADLRAALRASPDDALVTQAVVEAISRKPKGHDFVIERARPAAVPRHMSVTGG
- a CDS encoding bifunctional 2-polyprenyl-6-hydroxyphenol methylase/3-demethylubiquinol 3-O-methyltransferase UbiG, which gives rise to MPEFLSEIKHKFFGAGRRGPASRVNGVEELSLDPIHLDPETREWMESYRSSSGVDPLFDDKDMLLRAYIKYIGNFEGVRHYFVSGNYDADWMLGVLGKYVQNPSPKVLEFASGFGRVGRFMTSKRPDLDFTASDIHPAAIAFMRERLAMKAELSSFEPEQLDIPKNTFDFIFVLSLFSHLPHASFSRWLRALLSLLQPNGVLLFTTSGENSMEHQPHIAVNYDKKKGYGYFGNDSDQPDLSTAVYGTMAVDFEYVVRQIRSASDDVIVSYERGAWHPQDVWVIRRR
- a CDS encoding NAD(P)-dependent oxidoreductase — encoded protein: MAKVAFLGLGVMGSPMAGHLAKKGHDVTVFNRTGAKAEAWVAANGGRAAATPREAAAGCAIVFACVGNDDDLRSVVLGADGAFAGMEKGAVFVDHTTASAEVARELSAAADAAGLRFVDAPVSGGQAGAENGVLTVMCGGEAATYAEVESVIMAYAKSCRLLGPSGSGQLTKMVNQIAIAGLVQGLSEAIHFGKRAGLDVEAVLDVISKGAAGSWQMENRGRTMNADKFDFGFAVEWMRKDLGILLAESRRNGARLPVTALVDQFYAEVEAMGGERWDTSSLIARLER